One segment of Cydia fagiglandana chromosome 12, ilCydFagi1.1, whole genome shotgun sequence DNA contains the following:
- the LOC134669372 gene encoding uncharacterized protein LOC134669372, producing MDALQPSNINAEVQADIPEPDVEDTSLKIRPLERIKLHPKVPPEPSAYGKGKSYSRPWILQDGREAPAKGSEMRNQYKVPKKTPRIVGLRKQMLKDFFWEQMLEEVIDELKINNPVTEYCTEYEANYVKDEFEPRNLEIPLDKNLHLKYPLYGTGSSAVTFYSETIQKTGPGEILEKFRRCQYFTKPMEERLDNGWVL from the exons ATGGATGCTCTACAACCAAGCAACATTAACGCCGAAGTTCAAGCTGATATCCCAGAGCCTGATGTCGAGGATACATCGTTAAAAATAAGACCCCTTGAACGGATCAAGTTACACCCGAAAGTTCCCCCAGAACCATCGGCTTATGGAAAAGGAAAAAGTTATAGTCGTCCATGGATTCTACAGGATGGCAGGGAAGCACCTGCTAAAGGCAGCGAAATGAGAAACCAATATAAGGTTCCAAAAAAAACTCCACGTATTGTAG GTCTTCGGAAGCAAATGTTAAAAGACTTTTTCTGGGAGCAAATGTTAGAGGAAGTTATAGATGAATTGAAAATTAATAATCCTGTCACCGAGTACTGCACCGAATACGAGGCCAACTATGTGAAGGATGAGTTCGAGCCTCGTAACTTAGAAATCCCTCTGGACAAAAAC TTGCACCTAAAGTATCCCTTGTATGGAACTGGGTCTAGTGCCGTTACTTTTTACAGTGAGACAATCCAGAAGACCGGACCG GGTGAAATTCTGGAAAAATTCCGGAGATGCCAGTATTTTACCAAACCCATGGAAGAGCGGTTGGACAATGGCTGGGTATTGTAG